AATGGCTATCCCTCATGCAACCGTTGCCGGTCTGTAGCGATGCCGATCGTAGAGCCGGAAGACCAGTAGCGGAAGCAAGCTCACCACCAGTACCCCGGCTGCGAAGCCGAATTGCTGTCGCGTCCCAAACAGGTCCAACAACCGTCCGAACAGCGCATGGCCAATCACTCCGCCCACGCCAATGAAGACAGCAAAGAAAAGCGCCTGCCCAGTGCTCTTCAGTTCGGGCTTGATGATCTCCGTGATGAGCAGTTGCGACGCCACCAGAAAACCGCCAAATGTGAAAGCATGTAGCGCCTGAACAGCGAAAACAGGCACAACCCCGTCAATGAACAGGTGCGCCGTCCACCGCGTCATCGTCGCCAGCACACAAAGCAACAGCATGTTGAACGCGCCGACTTTTTTGTATAAGCGCACCGAGAAATAGATCAACACGATTTCGGTAACGCCGCCGAACGCCCACGCCGCGCCGATCAAGTTTGTCGGCAGTCGCAGGTCTCTTAGAAAGAGCGTGTAGCCCACCAAGTATGAGGAGTAACCGATGCCGTATAGGAAACAAAAACCGAGAAACCAAAGCACCCGGCGGTCTCGAATCAGCTCTATCGTATCTTTGGAGCGAAGCCCCTGACCATCGCTTTCGATCTTCGGCAGCGTGAAACCAAGGGGGATTTGAATCGCCAACAGGAGAATCAGTCCGTAGAACATGGCCAGCACGTGCGTCTGCCTAATGATCCACCCCATCAGCAACGAGCTGGCCACGAAGCCGAATGCGCCCCAGTGACGAATGTGACCGAAGTCTTTTCCGGTTTGCTTGACGTAGGCGAGCGTGATGGCATCCAGCATCGGGCCTAGCGCCGGCAGAAATGCGCCCACCACAAACATAGCCGTGATCACAATACCAAAACTGCTGGGGATGAACAAAAAGGCGACGTTGGCCAGCAACCCGCCTGCAAGCGCCAGCACGTATAGCTCGGTACGCCGCTTCGTTCGGTCAGCCAGATAGCCCCAGATTAGCGGAGTAAAAATCGTGTGCAGCGGCAGGATGCCTAGAGCGACCCCAATCTGTGTGCCGTCCAGGCCGAGGCTCGCCAGAAATAACGGAAAATAAGGATAGAAGAATCCGACAACCGACCATAAAAGAAAGTACGAAACCGATAGATACACATCCTGACTCAGTCGCATGTCATTCCCTCTCCATCACGGCACGAGCACACTTTTAATTGAAAGCCATCCGGCCGTGCTTTGTAACGCCTCAAACGCGCGATCCAATGAGAAACGATGCGATACCAGACGATCAAAGGGGAATCGCTCGCCTTGCTTTCTCAAAAACTCGATGGCCAGCGCCATGTGACGCGGCTCGCTCGCCCATGAGCCATAAACGGTCAATTGCTTCCGGGTGATGACATGCGGATTGATCTCGGTCGCTCCGGCATCGCCATAGTGGCCGAGCACCAGGTATTTTCCGCCATCACGACACATCTCGAACCCTTCAGGTACGACCGCCGGCATTCCCACACATTCAATCACCACGTCAGCGCCGTAACCGCTCGTAAGCTGCTTGACGCGCTCAATGCGCTCCGTTGCATTTGTGATCTCCTGGATGTTGATCGTATGATCGGCGCCAAACGTTTTGGCCAGTTCCAGCCGATGCGCTGGCCCGCCGATCATAATGGTGGTGAGCGCCCCGGCGCTTTTGGCCACTGCAAGCGCCGCCAGACCGACCGGCCCGCTGCCTTGAATTACAACCGTATCACTCCAACCAATGCCAATGCGCTCGATGCCGTGAATGGCCGTGTTGAGCGCGCAGCCCGCGCCCACGACCATCTCTGTGGATAAATCGCTCAACTTGAAGATGGCCGTGCCGGGCAATAGGTAGTGATATT
The sequence above is a segment of the Blastocatellia bacterium genome. Coding sequences within it:
- a CDS encoding MFS transporter, translating into MRLSQDVYLSVSYFLLWSVVGFFYPYFPLFLASLGLDGTQIGVALGILPLHTIFTPLIWGYLADRTKRRTELYVLALAGGLLANVAFLFIPSSFGIVITAMFVVGAFLPALGPMLDAITLAYVKQTGKDFGHIRHWGAFGFVASSLLMGWIIRQTHVLAMFYGLILLLAIQIPLGFTLPKIESDGQGLRSKDTIELIRDRRVLWFLGFCFLYGIGYSSYLVGYTLFLRDLRLPTNLIGAAWAFGGVTEIVLIYFSVRLYKKVGAFNMLLLCVLATMTRWTAHLFIDGVVPVFAVQALHAFTFGGFLVASQLLITEIIKPELKSTGQALFFAVFIGVGGVIGHALFGRLLDLFGTRQQFGFAAGVLVVSLLPLLVFRLYDRHRYRPATVA
- a CDS encoding zinc-binding dehydrogenase, coding for MATAKAAVMPDFHQPLEIREYPLPDQIEPGAALVRVQMAGICGTDVHLWKGQLPIPRPLILGHETVGTVVKLGEGLEMDWTGAPLQEGDRVAWYAGRLCGQCYYCVQKRQPSRCLKRKAYGITYNCDHTPHLLGGYAEYHYLLPGTAIFKLSDLSTEMVVGAGCALNTAIHGIERIGIGWSDTVVIQGSGPVGLAALAVAKSAGALTTIMIGGPAHRLELAKTFGADHTINIQEITNATERIERVKQLTSGYGADVVIECVGMPAVVPEGFEMCRDGGKYLVLGHYGDAGATEINPHVITRKQLTVYGSWASEPRHMALAIEFLRKQGERFPFDRLVSHRFSLDRAFEALQSTAGWLSIKSVLVP